A genomic window from Sparus aurata chromosome 4, fSpaAur1.1, whole genome shotgun sequence includes:
- the brd7 gene encoding bromodomain-containing protein 7 isoform X2: protein MGKKHKKHKSEKHGYEEYGERPLKLVLKVSGNEVTTGSSSRDTFYDEQPADVEKPKEKKKKKKKDKERSLGSPEDDRGKKKTPKKKKGQDADGEEDREQSRTPIRSELDKLEAEKEQTPLQEALNQLIRQLQRKDPSAFFSFPVTDLIAPGYSSIIKRPMDFSAMKDKVKKECYQSLDELKADFRIMCENAMIYNKPETIYHKAARKLLHSGMKILSQERLDSLKQSIEFMSGLDPSARQLVKSEDQGGTGPDQNKDRPTTSDTSERSQTPSTPRQDKDSKDEAAKAEKELEEIRKVIEDSGGKLSSRVLQCDLEFARRKSDGSTTLAILNPAEPSVGDAGYCPVKLGMMSNRLQSGVNTLQGFREDKRNRVTQVSYINYGPFTSYAPTYDSSFANISKEESDLIYSSYGDESSPRGSDSLTEFLANSDEYVYKLADNLLDAITNGEHSKTLKQNESVEKATSTQGDKNEMEVAEPDVSYSNRLDFLYSVTGLQKPEELTGEALHFQQKLDETTKLLRDLQEAQKERLSAKQPPNMICLMAPTSKEMELAEKVTGNLAELTGQVAPCDVSSVYGIRRAMGIALPAEPSEPFIDLTTVPGMAEPMETSSSCQDAVPVPPV from the exons atgGGCAAGAAGcacaaaaagcacaagtccgaAAAACACGGATATGAAG AGTACGGAGAGAGACCTCTGAAGCTGGTGCTGAAAGTGTCTGGGAATGAAGTGACGACGGGAAGCTCGAGTCGGGACACTTTCTACGACGAGCAGCCGGCGGACGTTGAAAAAccgaaggagaagaagaagaaaaagaagaaggataaAGAGAGGAGCCTCGGCTCACCAGAGGatgacagaggaaagaaaaag ActccaaagaagaagaaaggacaGGATGCAGATGGAGAAGAGGACCGAGAGCAGAGCAGAACTCCTATCCGCTCAGAGCTCGATAAACTGGAAG CAGAGAAGGAGCAGACTCCACTGCAGGAGGCTTTGAACCAGCTCATCAGGCAGCTCCAAAG GAAAGATCCCAGTGCTTTCTTCTCCTTCCCTGTGACGGACCTCATCGCTCCCGGCTACTCCTCAATCATCAAACGGCCTATGGACTTCAGTGCAATGAAGGACAAAGTAAAGAAAGAGTGCTACCAGTCACTGGATGAACTGAAG GCGGATTTCAGGATCATGTGTGAAAACGCCATGATTTACAACAAACCCGAGACCATTTACCACAAAGCAGCTCGGAAACTGTTGCACTCCGGGATGAAGATCTTGAGCCAG GAAAGACTGGACAGCCTGAAGCAGAGCATAGAGTTCATGTCCGGCCTCGACCCTTCTGCAAGACAGTTAGTGAAGTCTGAGGATCAAGGTGGCACCGGTCCGGACCAGAACAAAGACAGACCCACGACCTCGGACACCAGCGAGCGCTCTCAGACACCCAGCACTCCCAG ACAGGATAAGGACTCCAAGGACGAAGCGGCAAAGGCAGAGAAAGAGCTTGAGGAAATCCGCAAGGTTATCGAAGACTCGGGAGGAAAGCTGTCCAGCagagtgctgcagtgtgat TTGGAGTTTGCGAGGCGGAagtctgacggctccaccactCTGGCCATCCTCAACCCAGCAGAACCATCAGTGGGAG ATGCTGGTTACTGCCCTGTGAAACTCGGCATGATGTCCAATCGGCTGCAGAGCGGCGTGAACACCCTGCAGGGCTTCAGGGAGGACAAGAGGAACCGGGTTACTCAAG TGTCCTACATCAACTACGGGCCCTTCACCTCCTACGCTCCCACCTACGACTCCAGCTTTGCCAACATCAGCAAGGAGGAGTCCGACCTCATCTACTCTTCTTACGGCGACGAGTCCAGTCCGCGGGGCTCAGACAG ctTGACAGAGTTCCTGGCCAATTCAGATGAGTACGTGTACAAACTGGCGGACAATCTTCTGGACGCAATAACGAACGGAGAGCATTCGAAAACCCTGAAGCAGAACGAATCG GTGGAGAAGGCAACAAGTACACAAGGGGACAAGAATGAGATGGAG GTAGCTGAACCCGATGTATCCTACAGCAACAGGCTGGACTTCCTGTACTCTGTTACAGGCCTGCAGAAGCCTGAAGAGCTCACTGGAG AGGCTCTGCACTTCCAGCAGAAGTTGGACGAGACTACAAAGCTGCTGCGTGACTTGCAGGAAGCACAGAAGGAGCGCCTGAGCGCCAAGCAGCCACCTAACATGATTTGCTTGATGGCCCCGACTTCGAAGGAGATGGAGCTGG ctGAGAAGGTGACGGGGAACCTGGCTGAGCTGACCGGTCAAGTGGCTCCATGTGACGTCAGCAGCGTGTACGGCATCAGGAGGGCGATGGGCATCGCTCTACCTGCAGAACCATCCGAGCCCTTCATTGACCTCACCACTG tgCCGGGGATGGCTGAACCGATGGAGACCTCGTCCAGTTGTCAAGATGCTGTTCCGGTCCCTCCTGTATAA
- the brd7 gene encoding bromodomain-containing protein 7 isoform X1, which yields MGKKHKKHKSEKHGYEEYGERPLKLVLKVSGNEVTTGSSSRDTFYDEQPADVEKPKEKKKKKKKDKERSLGSPEDDRGKKKTPKKKKGQDADGEEDREQSRTPIRSELDKLEAEKEQTPLQEALNQLIRQLQRKDPSAFFSFPVTDLIAPGYSSIIKRPMDFSAMKDKVKKECYQSLDELKADFRIMCENAMIYNKPETIYHKAARKLLHSGMKILSQERLDSLKQSIEFMSGLDPSARQLVKSEDQGGTGPDQNKDRPTTSDTSERSQTPSTPRQDKDSKDEAAKAEKELEEIRKVIEDSGGKLSSRVLQCDLEFARRKSDGSTTLAILNPAEPSVGDAGYCPVKLGMMSNRLQSGVNTLQGFREDKRNRVTQVSYINYGPFTSYAPTYDSSFANISKEESDLIYSSYGDESSPRGSDSLTEFLANSDEYVYKLADNLLDAITNGEHSKTLKQNESQVEKATSTQGDKNEMEVAEPDVSYSNRLDFLYSVTGLQKPEELTGEALHFQQKLDETTKLLRDLQEAQKERLSAKQPPNMICLMAPTSKEMELAEKVTGNLAELTGQVAPCDVSSVYGIRRAMGIALPAEPSEPFIDLTTVPGMAEPMETSSSCQDAVPVPPV from the exons atgGGCAAGAAGcacaaaaagcacaagtccgaAAAACACGGATATGAAG AGTACGGAGAGAGACCTCTGAAGCTGGTGCTGAAAGTGTCTGGGAATGAAGTGACGACGGGAAGCTCGAGTCGGGACACTTTCTACGACGAGCAGCCGGCGGACGTTGAAAAAccgaaggagaagaagaagaaaaagaagaaggataaAGAGAGGAGCCTCGGCTCACCAGAGGatgacagaggaaagaaaaag ActccaaagaagaagaaaggacaGGATGCAGATGGAGAAGAGGACCGAGAGCAGAGCAGAACTCCTATCCGCTCAGAGCTCGATAAACTGGAAG CAGAGAAGGAGCAGACTCCACTGCAGGAGGCTTTGAACCAGCTCATCAGGCAGCTCCAAAG GAAAGATCCCAGTGCTTTCTTCTCCTTCCCTGTGACGGACCTCATCGCTCCCGGCTACTCCTCAATCATCAAACGGCCTATGGACTTCAGTGCAATGAAGGACAAAGTAAAGAAAGAGTGCTACCAGTCACTGGATGAACTGAAG GCGGATTTCAGGATCATGTGTGAAAACGCCATGATTTACAACAAACCCGAGACCATTTACCACAAAGCAGCTCGGAAACTGTTGCACTCCGGGATGAAGATCTTGAGCCAG GAAAGACTGGACAGCCTGAAGCAGAGCATAGAGTTCATGTCCGGCCTCGACCCTTCTGCAAGACAGTTAGTGAAGTCTGAGGATCAAGGTGGCACCGGTCCGGACCAGAACAAAGACAGACCCACGACCTCGGACACCAGCGAGCGCTCTCAGACACCCAGCACTCCCAG ACAGGATAAGGACTCCAAGGACGAAGCGGCAAAGGCAGAGAAAGAGCTTGAGGAAATCCGCAAGGTTATCGAAGACTCGGGAGGAAAGCTGTCCAGCagagtgctgcagtgtgat TTGGAGTTTGCGAGGCGGAagtctgacggctccaccactCTGGCCATCCTCAACCCAGCAGAACCATCAGTGGGAG ATGCTGGTTACTGCCCTGTGAAACTCGGCATGATGTCCAATCGGCTGCAGAGCGGCGTGAACACCCTGCAGGGCTTCAGGGAGGACAAGAGGAACCGGGTTACTCAAG TGTCCTACATCAACTACGGGCCCTTCACCTCCTACGCTCCCACCTACGACTCCAGCTTTGCCAACATCAGCAAGGAGGAGTCCGACCTCATCTACTCTTCTTACGGCGACGAGTCCAGTCCGCGGGGCTCAGACAG ctTGACAGAGTTCCTGGCCAATTCAGATGAGTACGTGTACAAACTGGCGGACAATCTTCTGGACGCAATAACGAACGGAGAGCATTCGAAAACCCTGAAGCAGAACGAATCG CAGGTGGAGAAGGCAACAAGTACACAAGGGGACAAGAATGAGATGGAG GTAGCTGAACCCGATGTATCCTACAGCAACAGGCTGGACTTCCTGTACTCTGTTACAGGCCTGCAGAAGCCTGAAGAGCTCACTGGAG AGGCTCTGCACTTCCAGCAGAAGTTGGACGAGACTACAAAGCTGCTGCGTGACTTGCAGGAAGCACAGAAGGAGCGCCTGAGCGCCAAGCAGCCACCTAACATGATTTGCTTGATGGCCCCGACTTCGAAGGAGATGGAGCTGG ctGAGAAGGTGACGGGGAACCTGGCTGAGCTGACCGGTCAAGTGGCTCCATGTGACGTCAGCAGCGTGTACGGCATCAGGAGGGCGATGGGCATCGCTCTACCTGCAGAACCATCCGAGCCCTTCATTGACCTCACCACTG tgCCGGGGATGGCTGAACCGATGGAGACCTCGTCCAGTTGTCAAGATGCTGTTCCGGTCCCTCCTGTATAA